DNA from Artemia franciscana chromosome 8, ASM3288406v1, whole genome shotgun sequence:
caaatttagtcttacccatcacaagttacgagcctgagaaaatttggcttatttcagaaaatagaatCATGGAATCCTATtttccctaaaaatcatagaatcttagcaaaaaccacaccatcagatttattgcatcagaaaaccctattgtagaagtttcaagctcctatatacaaaaatgtggaattttgtattttttttgccagaagggtgatcgtatttgacccagtggtcctagaaagtcgcgtgagggctcattctaacggaaattaaaagctctagtgccctttttaagtgaccaaaaaattggaggacaccgaGGCCCGATCCCGCTCTCATATTTTTCCACAAGTCACcggaaaaaattccaagatagccattttattcaaacatagttgaaaaacctaacaactatgtctttggggacaacttactacCCCATAGTCCCCCTGGAAAGGGCTTAAggttacaaatttttaaaaagcgttcacatatagtaatggttattgggaagtttagaAGCGTTTTCAGGCTGATTTGTTGGTAGGGGGTTACGTAGGGGATCCTTTCATGGGGGAAATTGTcttggaggaagagaatttccattaagggggcgcaggattttctagtattatttaaagaaagaatgaaaaaataaataagatattttttaaactgaaggtaaaaagcagcattaatacttaaaatgagcagaaattattaagcacatgaggggttcacctcctctaaataacttgctctttactcgaaagtatttttagtaatttcaactgtttattctacggcttttgcgattcaggggtcattcttaaggagttgaaacaaaattcaagctttaatgtaaagagttagatattgacgaggggggaacccccttatatacgtaataaaaacaggcgaatatagaagttcgttacctaagttaattggtaagttacgtatatcttttaataataaaaactttcctgaaaaattcaaagttctagttgcctttataagtagcTAAAgaattggaggtcaactaggcctccaccccactcctttttttctcaaaatctttcggtcaaaactatgagaaaaccatttggcaaaaaaagattcttaattgcattttaattattcttgtttggttagccaaaatcaaaacatgtgttaattcaaaaacactcaaaaattaataaaaaagcagttttttttaactaaaagcaaggagcgacattgaaacttaaaagttaATTTGAAACCTTGAGATTATGTTTAGGGGATAcggaaatatatcaaaagacactatatacATCCCTGTTATAAAAAAGCCCTATCTGCAATATCCATAGATCAGCTgtgagcattaagatgaaagtttcagggaatgttgaagggaactttaaacttaataaaatgaCACTTAGTGCATCCAGCCTATTAAAAGGTTGTATCTTTGATATCTAACGGACGGGTAAAAGCACCATATTCAAATTTCAGGGAGATTCGAGAGGAACGTCGAACAAAACCAAAAGATGCTGTCAGCATccaggttttgaaaaaaatgtatctaTAATGTTTCGGAAACAGCTCATAGAATTAAGTTGAAGATTTCGGGGGaggttgaattaaatcaaaaaacgCAATCTGCAACTAGATTCTCACAAGGGCGAATAAAAGTCACAAGTCACAagcccaaaaatattgaagggtaGTTGGAACTCTCAGGAAATATTGAGTGAAATGTTAAAGTAACAAAGACACTATTTGCATCCAGGGAGTGAAAAGggcaaaaatacaatatatcAGAAACGGCGAAGGGATTCTAAGTTGAGACTTTGATATAATATTGTTGGAAAATGTTGCACGAAATCAAAGGACACTAAGTACATAAAAGTTGTCGTAAGGGCACTTCTGTACTGCTATAGGAAAGGTTTAAAGGCCCAAATAAAATTTGCGAATACTAACATTTAGCTAGCGCTGATTTGAGCTATTCATATGCttcgtaaaattttgaaattggttgcaaaattctatttaaaattatgattggctcaaattagtgGAAGCTCATTCTGAATGGGCGTTAAAtatgttaatttgaaactttcagagaataatGAGGAGAATTTCAAAATAGTGAGGGGGATGAAacagacactatgtgcatccatgttgtcaaaaggatatatctgcaatgtctcaggaacgACTAAAgctataaagttgaaactttcaaaaaatattaaggaagatattgaactaaatcaatagaAACTATCTGAATCTTAGTTATCAGGAAGGCGTATAGGCAATATTTCTGGAAGCCTTACTGGTACTAGCTTCAAACTTTCAAGGCATATACGGGGGAAACGTCGAGCTAAATTCAAGTACACCCTAGGAATTTCCGATTTACGCAAAAGACTCGATGCGTATTAAAGTTGTCAGAAGCGCGTAGGTGTGATGTTTCAAGGACATCTAATAGTTGTAAGTCAAAACTTTTGGAAAAAGTTGAGGAGGATGATGACCCGAATCGAAAGCCACTGTGTGGATCAAGGTTGCCATAAGGGTGTATCTTAAATATCTCACGAATGGCTTTcagtaataagttgaaactttcaggaaaccTTGAGAGGTGTGTTGAGTTAAACGTAAGACACAGTGTGCATTCATGTTTTCAAAAAGgttaattgaaactttcagagaatgtttagGGTGAGGTTGGAATAAATCAATGGTACTATATGCATTCAGGTTGTAAAAAGGCGTATCTTTGATATCTCAGAAGCGTTTTTACTATgcagttctttttattttcactggtagtgatttaaaacgaatagttccaatcgttttaagtttaaatgattaattttttttttgcttagttATACTCACATTTGGCTTAATGGGGTTCTTTGCTGCTAAttgaaaatctaatttttgaaaaaaagggtttcGGAACTGTacttacaaaatttttataacttaaaattgtattttaaaagcAATCATAGAGTAATGCTTGacattaacaaataaaaattatgattcCTCGTTCCATTAATGAGACCAAACGCTGTGGCTTTATTTTTGCTTGACCAAAACTTAACTCTGTACCTCCAATGAATAAAAGTCGTCATTTGATTTAATTAAGACGCAGTGCTTTTAGTACTTAATGTGCATGTTCCCCAGAGAAACATGCTATTTTGCGTTTTAGTACCTCTATTAAGAGCTTCAAAAATATCCAACAGAATTCGGGGCTCAGAAGAATTCCGTACTGTTCAAGGATATGATTCATTATGGCCTCTGAAGCGACCAAACATTAATATGATCAGTGAGTTAAGCTATTATTCTGGCCAATATTCCTGTGGCAGCTATTATTGTATAGTAATGTATTAAGGAATGAAAACTATGGGACATTTATCAGCTGATTGCATCGAGAATTATCAACGAGGATCCAATATTTCTATGTAAATCCCAAAACATCAATAGCAATATAttaaaggaacaaaaatatctttttgttttacttatttttgtatGGGGAAGtacaaattttgttctttactcAGAACGAGATAAATTTTAAACTGCCTGAATTTGAGACCTTAGCTCTGCAAAAGAATTTGTATACTCTGATAAGTAAAATTATAGGAAACCCTAACATACCAAGAAGGTGTAAGGTAACATCAACAGATACATCCCCACAAGCATTGGTCATTTTGCATGTGTACGTGCCACAGTCTGCTTCTTTTACTGAATGGATTGTCATTGAGACACAGTCACTTGATATTGTTGGAACAATCTTAATTAAACAAAGAGTAATATAACTACCAGAGTAAAGCATAATAACTAACTATCAAAACGGTGTTTAAAGATAGAGAGCGAGAGaggaataaatatataaggagaaaaataggaatagaaagagagagaaacagATGGGAAGAAAGAGTAGATaagtagagagagagagagagagagagagagagagagagagagagagagagagtgataTTGGTAATTTAAAGCTGTTTGAAAGTCTCTTTTTCGATTTCTGATCGatcttttgaattttgaaaacgtattattcaattttaataacCCAAATTTCAGTCATATTTTCTGTAACAAGATAATATTTCGACACCAATTGATATACCGTAATTTCATATACGAACATTTCAATAGCTCagttccatgttttttttttgtgatttataCCCACTACCAAGTCTCAGttgattaaattcaaaaaaaaaattttcaactgagagGAAGCAGCAACAGTCAAACACAAAACAAGCGAAATCGAGGAGGGGAGCTATATTTTCTTCATGTTCATATTAGAAGAACTTCTGTTGGTTTcgaaatttaatgttgctcctaacctTCAGctgaatataatttattttttatttaatttttgattatttttcaaacaatgcagGAAATGTGGCACACCCTCCATGAAATAAATTCCTGCTCTCACCGTAAACTCCTCTGAGAAAAGTTGGATCCAcccaaaattttcttgaaagtaaggaataagattaaacttaaaacgagcagaattaTTATGACAATGAGGTGGGGAGTGATTTCGTCAAACCTAGGTCTTGATGCTATAGCAAGATTTTTGCCACAATCCTTTAAGAAGCGAATCCAGAAGCACAaacgcgaaaaaaaaaatttgtctttgccgACTAAATTTAAGATGTGCAGATGTTGCAGGAAAAATTTTCAGTGGTGTTGGGATTATAGATTTTCCTATGGGAGGGGGGAATTTCCCGCTCAGGAAATTTTCGATGGGGAAAATTTCTGTGGGAGATACTTTCCATTGGAGGTGAGGAGATTtccagaaaacaaattttacagAGGGGGACAtctgaaattacttaaaaaccaCTAGAAATTAAtgtcttttttcaatgaaagtataCTAAAGAGAAATTGTTAGGTGGAATTGTCCGTAAGACATTTTcatgggaaattttcagcgaggatcgAATTGtccagggagaattttccagtgGAGAGAGGGGATTAATTTAAGTCGAACAAACTTTACTTTGATAGATTTTTTGCGTAGAAAGACATTTTAGAAGTAGGAAAGCCAGATTTTTCGGCAGTATTTGAAGAGAAAagattgaatttaaaataacacttttcaactaaaagtgaggaacaacattgaaacttaaaacgaaaaaaagttattttgtatatgagggtgGTTAACCCCCTTTcaacactttgctctttacgctaaaatttaacTCTGTGTCCCAATTATTAAAGAATTACatctgaaacacaatggccgttttGATGGAgtataaaactttttaaaagttatcAAAACACTTTAGCGCGAAGAACGAGGCATTGAACaagaggcaaaccccctcatatatggtataatttctgtttgttttaggttttaatttggttccttactttcagttgaaaaaatatttttttatttaattgctaagAATTCTATCTCCGACCAGAGGGCGTGGtttctttgtcctttttttcgACCTTTTTTAATTCTATCAAGGTCTTTTCGTCGTCATCGCCCATTCTACGTCCATAAACTTTACTAGCGTGCTACACaatcattttgttgtttttttttggccagacttaaaagtaaaatttataccCCTATAGGAAAGCCCtacaaaaattcacaaaaatttattttgatattttacagACATTTATGAATGTTTAAATTTACTAGATTTCATTTGACAAATAGAGGAGGGGCTTAAAGTAAGTATAATAACAATAACTTTTATATCTGGAAAAAACTGTTCTGGTATGTAAACAGAACTTTTTAGATtgtagaaaaatacaatttatttttgttattttagcctgaaaaagaacagaagaatataaaaaaaactatcccttagatttacaaaattaaactttcaatgaaaaaaatgcaagaaaaacTTCATATTCCTACATTTCCATGAGTCAATGCTTCTGATTCTGCCTCTTACAAAAATGGggcggggagggggcctaggtgcccttcaacttttttggctgcttaaaaaggccactagaacgtttgattttatttacgagcgtttttactactaataaatgcacgtaacttacgtaataaacttatatattcatatattttattacgtatatgagggggttcatcccctcgttaAAACCTCATTCTTTAtactattttttgaattttgtaccatttctttaagaatggcccgttaatcacaaaggctgtttatttagaataaatagctcttctgaaattactaaaaatactttagggtaaagaccaaggtattgaggaggcaatcatatactaaataatttctaatagttttaagtttcaatgctgctccttactttaagttaaaaaaattgtatttttatttaatttttcgttgtttttttaaaataaaactgataaatcgagaaaaaaaaatcagggaaaTTCTCTTTTTCCGAAATTAATTCCTCTATCAAAGACACTCTCAAATAACCAACAATCCCTGCCTCCTGCCActagaaaaatcccccctgaaaacgtcagtatacttctcaataactattactatctGTAAACAATGGAGGGAATTCATGACTTGCAGCTCTTTCCTTGGAGACTATGGAGGATTAAGTCGTTCTCAAGGATATAGTTACTAGccttttcgactatgctgaactaaatagcaatctcaaaatattgatcggtgactttgggggaaacgagcgtgggagcgggcctagtttccctcaatttttttggtcacttaaaaagggcactagaacttttaatctccgCTAAAGTGAGCCCTCTGGTGaaattctaagaccactgggtcgatatgatcacccctgggggaaaaagaacaaataaacaaataggcACGCACCAGtgattttcttctggcaaaaaacacaaaatttcacatttttgtagatatgagcttgaaacctctacagtagtattctctgatacgccaaagcTGATGGTGcagattttttcccttttttttgaaaaataaggccaattttcgatctaaacttgacaaaacttatatatatattaaatcagcataaaatcaaaattttttttgatgtatatattggcataaaaattctgctttcgagtgtcttagttactattgagcctggtcatCCTTAATACAGTTTGCTACCTACCaactgttaaaaaaaggaaaattgaaaatagattaaaaaagtataaatgaaacagAAAGTCATTACTTTcttggtatatatgttttacatttttgacAAGATTTGTGTTTTTGACCAATTCTTctattatttgtatatatatatatatatatatatatatatatatatatatatatatatatatatatatatatatatatatatatatatatatatgtatatatatatatacagaataGTTTCATATACCGAAAaatatcttttcgttttaagttttatgtcattccttactttcaattaaaaaactttttttttgttcaatttctgaacgtttttgaattaatgcagattttgattttgattctcTGTACATGTataattaaagtaaaacagttcaaaatagggatgaaacttttaCTAGGGATGAAAATAGGGATATAGTGAAccgatataaaattatttaactggatatttcgaacacaaatacagtgttcatcatcaacattaaaattcaataattaaaaaaacaatttgtataataattttaatgtttttagctaaatggctttttcaaaattttgatcggacgattttgagaaaaaagggttggggaggggcctagttgccctcaaatctttttgttacttgaaaaggccgctagaacttttaattttatttacaaatgttttattagtaataattaaatGCAACAtacaaattaatttacgtaacttcTATTTTTAAAGTTCTATTACGTAAATTTGGGGGTTTGTCCTTTCGTCAATATCTGGCTTTTTACATTAAAGtccaaattttgttccaattcattaagaatgacccctgaatcacaaaggccgtttaattagaataaatggctcttttgaaattacaaaaaaaactttagcgtaacgagcggggtattgaggaggaggcaaaccccctcgtatacgtaataatttctgttatatttagtttttaatgttgctcctttttgtatgcttttttatagtttattggctttctcaaagttgaAACctgataattttgagaaaaaagggtggaGAGGGGGCCAagttggcctccaattttttggctacttaagaAAACCACTAGAACTTCTATTTTATTCATGGACGTTTcttattactaataaatacgCGTAACCTATGAACTAACTTATGTAACTAACGTCTATATACGTAAATTTGATTTCctacatgagggggttcatcccctcgtcaaaaccttgttctttacactatagtttgaattttgtcccaattcttttaagaatggcccctgaatcaaaaaggccgtttaattagaataaatagctcttttgaaattactaaaaaacactttagcgtaaagagcgaagtattgagcAGGGGattaaccccctcatatacgtaataatttctgttagttttaagttttgatccttcctttaagttaaaaaattgctttttattaaatttctcgtcgattttttttttaaatagcgcTGAAGAAAAATAGCGctgaaaattctcttttcccATGATAAAGcaccaaaaatatttctttcatttGTGACCATTCATACACAAAACATCCTCAAACAATCAAACATCCTCAAACAATCCTCGCCTTATCCTTGCTTTAAATAAATCCTGaatttgatcttgattttcaagtCATAAGACGAAACACGGTGTCCTTAAAAACTATTTACAAAATTctctttaatgaaaaatttaaatgtcgCTTTAATGAAGCTTTTAGTCTGCTTGCAATCGCTTTAAAGAGAAATATATTCACTTGCCTTCAGGCGATAGAACTTAAGATACCGTTGTAAAAGATAACTTTAATCAGAATACTAATTGCCTTAGAGTTATGACAACTTGCTAATTCAATTTAGTAAAAAAGCCATTATTGTTACACTGACAAAACTAATAGTCgccttttttttaacactgCAATTATATGGCAGAAATATTTTCcattaaaatctttattttgtatattaataaaaaaattatgaaaaaagaatttccatTTTCTCTTGCTTAACAAAAACTATCATCCACATTAAATTATTCTCTGTATCCACATAAATACTATTTTGATCTTGGTTCTTTATAAAATAAGTGTTTAGTTCATTTGGTGGCCAAATGCTAATAATCAGATATAAAAGCAACTTGTATAGAAAATAACAGAGTGAAGTGACATtgaatttataaacaaaattgaaccaaaggtaacaaggtggatttttttttctctattgttAAAGGAGCATAAAAGTTGCCTCCCTGTCTCCTTTGTTGTCagatttatgtatatcgtttcttgtttaaCAAAGCCAAGTCATCAGAAATTTGATTAAACCTCAATTAAGACTTAGTAATCTAGTTTATACTTTTACACTGCCCCTGAATATTCACTCATATTTAATTTACAACCCGTTTTTTTGCGTAATGGTCATTTAGGAATggtcttattaaataaaattaaaataggaaGACAAACTTGCTAGATTCTGCCGAGGACAGAGTATCAAGAGACAGGAATTTGCCTATCTTTTACCATTTTAGTAAAACCTTACAAAACTATACGAGTTATGACaacttttatgatttttgtaatttaaattttagctaTATCTTCTTCTTGAAGTTGAACGCGCCTTATCGATTATACAAGCTGTACTTTGCTTTGCTGTATTCGCATTAAAACCCTTGTCCtggttatttttattatttcccgATGaagctatgatttttttttcttttcttctatacCTGTGAACTAAGAGAGTGAtgtattgcaaatattttcctGGGAACATGCATGGGCAAGGTCATATCCAGGAGGAGGAGTTTACCAGGTTTGAACCTTCTATCCGTGGTATTGAGGTATTATGAGGGTGGTTAACCCCCTTTcaacactttgctctttacgctaaaatttaacTCTGTGTCCCAATTATTAAAGAATTACATttgaaacacaatggccgttttGATGGAgtataaaactttttaaaagttatcAAAACACTTTAGCGCGAAGAACGAGGCATTGAACaagaggcaaaccccctcatatatggtataatttctgtttgttttaagttttaatttggttccttactttcagatgaaaaaatattttttttatttgattgctaAGAATTCTATCTCCGACCAGAGGGCGTGGTTTCTTTGTCCTcttttttgaccttttttaatTCTATCAAGGTCTTTTCGTCGTCATCGCTCATTCTACGTCCATAAGCTTTACTAGCGTGCTACACAatcattttgttgttgtttttttttggccagacatacaattaaaatttatacCCGCATAGGAAAGCCCtacaaaaattcacaaaaattgattttgatattttacaGACATTTATGAATGTTTAAATTTACTAGATTTCATTTGACAAATAGAGGAGGGGTTTAAAGTAAGTATAATAATAACAACTTTTATATCTGGAAAAAACTGTTCTGGTACGTAAACAGAACTTTTTAGATTGTGAAAAATACAGGTAATATTTTTGGAGGGTGGGGGGTTCAAATAAGAGGAAAAATAGAAGCAACAAATATATGCCTATAGTCACACAAAGGTCTGGAGTCCATGGACTGAAAAATCTATTTGACGTCAACAAAAGGAACAGTAAGAAGAGTGAAGTTACGTGACTCATAACAATTTGTCCTTGTAGATTTTGTAGTTCAGGCAAAAGAAGATGAACAACCAGAGTTGCCAATACGAAAGGAAGAGCTATCATGTAAAACCAGGGGAAAAGTGTTACTTCTATTTGATCGTGGACATCAGCTCCACACATAAAGCCAACCTTGTGAGAAAagcagaaaattaattttagcgTCTTAACTTCATGAATATCTCTATTTCTCTTGTATAGCTTTAATCAGAGGTTGCAGAGACTGGATAACTATCCCTTGCCCCCTTCCCCTTACCAGCCTGATAAATTTCAGAGCAAGCGAGAGAGATATGAATAGTTATAGAAAGAGTGAGGAAGAAAGggaaaaagagaggaaaagggaagtgagagagaaaaagaatgaTTTTACTTTAAGAGGGACTTAGGGCCAAGACCTTtttaaaggggg
Protein-coding regions in this window:
- the LOC136030506 gene encoding uncharacterized protein LOC136030506, yielding MCGADVHDQIEVTLFPWFYMIALPFVLATLVVHLLLPELQNLQGQIVMSHIVPTISSDCVSMTIHSVKEADCGTYTCKMTNACGDVSVDVTLHLLGKEIPSKMFRTQYTEKQLIELEAEF